The window GTCCTCATGGAACGGCCCGGCTAAGGCTACAGTGCGCGAAAACGATGCGGCTCTGCCGCGCAACAAAGTGCACAGCCCCTCTTGTCAAGAAGCCGATGCCTCTCCTGCTGAATGCATGGAGCGTAAGGTCACATTAGAGGTCATCTAATCAACGCGTAGGAACGAACCCCTAAGCCCCGTATTCCTCATGCATGTCAGATCTTCGGGAGGGGTACCTTCGTGGTACTTGCGGCCACTTGACCTGGGTCAATGTTCAGCTCCACCGCTTCAGCTCTGCTCACATTTCTAAGGTGTTGTCTGATTTCTCTGGAGGGGAAGTTCAGCGTCATAGGACCCCGCGGTAAAGCTATTCAGTAAAACATTTTCCTCTGtggccaagctggccaagctggacTATGCTTCTGTGAGAGGCCGCTTGATCGTCGAATAGTAAGGGCTCGCTATATTTGGAGTGGATATATCGTTGTATCACTCTATTGCGGTGCACTAGAATCCGACTGAGGTCGGTGAGCCCTCTTAACCACGCATTCCTTCACTGTCGTCTTCATTTTCTTATGATGTCGTTTTCAATTTATAGTGGCATGAAGCAGGCATCGGCATACTGATCGTTCACGTGCAGAAACAtttattttcatcttttaCGCTTCATTTGCCAAATTCAAGTACACGAGCTAACATCCACGGGCTGCCCTCCAGGCTTGTGTATATAACACAAGCAGCCTTGGCTATTTGTGCTTGATACCTCGGCTACTTGAGCTGTTCTTGTCAAACTGAAAATGTCAGATTCAGATTCTTCATCTGCCTCTAGCGCGTCCGATTCACCGCGGGGCGGTTCGCCAGAGCCTGAGTTAGCGCCCacagaagaacaagagcaaACCACGCAGCCAGCTGCTGGTGACGACAATCAGGATGAATCAACTCCTGATGAGAATTCAGCTGCAACTCCAGAGACTGAGGCAAATGTGCCGGTAGAGGAAGAGCTAGATCCAGATGCCGAGCCCCTCCATGTTACATGGAAAGGTGAGGGGAACTCTGATCCCTCCGCAATAGCCGTAGAGTAAGTGTCCACCTATGTCTAAGTAAAAGATTCAAATATCTGATTTGCAATCATCAATTCAGCTTCGTAATAATTCATGGCGTCTATGGAGCGTGGGAAAACGAATCCCAAGCAGGGCCGGGCTCCGGTAGTAGTGAATGGGTAGCAAATTATGCCGAATCACTCGATACACCATCTAGGATTCTTCGTTTTGAGTACGAGCCACTACAGTTATTTTGTGGCAGGAAAAGCCGCGAGGCCATCCGAAACTGCGCTCTGAAACTATTGCGAGCACTTGCTGCTAGGAGAAGAAATGAAAGTCAGGTTGGTGAACCTAAAGGATGCTGTGAAACGAATCTATACGGCTAATCTGACCAATCAATCTTTAGAAACGGCTCATTATTTTTGTTGCGCATGATATTGGAGGTCTCCTAGTTAAAGATGTGCGTTTAATCTCAGCGGTTATATCTTACAGAATCCGGTCGCTAAACCTCTCAATTATTAGGCTCTATCTGCGGCGGCAGCTGATATAGCTTCCTGGGTAGACATTACAGAAATGAGTCGTATTCTGGTATGTTCATGGGTTATCGTATGCGATTCTCAGAATACCCTATTCCTAACTTGCCGTAGGTTTTTCTCGGCTCTCCTCATCGAAGTGTTGACCACTTTGACATGGAAGACAGACTTTCTCGATTTCTGTTTGGTGCGTTTGATTCGGGAATTGCGGAGATTCGACCTTCTACTTCTGCAATTTCTGGgtttgcagcagctgctaTGGAGATCAACGGCTTGTTTGTTGAATCGAAAATTCTTCTACGCAGCCGAGCAGTTAGCGTCCATCATCAAGAAGGATATtcattaaaaataaataaggtGAGACTTAGAAGAAAATATGGAGCGGCATGAAACGATTTGCTCTAACAGCTGCTCAAAGGCGTTTGACATTTTCAGCGCAACACTGGGTATACCCATGGAGAAAAGAATTCCTGAACCAAGCGATAGCGGTTACGACTACTCCCATCTTACCAAATGTCTTGGGGATCTACTAAATAGTGAGATTGTTTCTCCCTTTCATACCTGTAAAGACGGCTAACGTTGAAATTTCCAGCCTTCAATACCCCAGTGCCCGCAGACCAGCTTCGTTACGAAAGGACAATTTTGACTCTTGCTTCGCCTATCTTTCCTCTACAGAGCAGCAAACGTGACACTGGAGATCTTGAAAACTCCCAACAAATCAAATCGTGGCTTAAACACCGTGGCCCACAAATGCTCTATCTTCATGGCACCCAACACGTCCGCGAAACAGCGGAGCAGCTTTTCTACGTCATGGAAGAGCATGCTGCCAAAAGCGCAAGCACAATGGTCCTCTATTTCTCTTTTGATCGATACGATGTCAGGTGTGACTCTCTTAGAGACATGCTCGCCACTTTTTTGGCCCAGATTATGTGTTTCTATCCTGCTAGTGGAGATCGTATCAGAAGCACTTTTGGTCGTCTTGAGCAAGAACGTGGATGGACTGAGGCAGATCTAATCTATCTATTCGAGCGTTTCAGATTTACTGACCAGGTGGATCATGTTATGTTTGTGATAAATCACTTCGATGAGTGCACAAAGGGCTCTCGAAAACAGTTCCTCGACAACTTCGCATATCTTTCACAGGCGAGCGAGAATTCATGGAAAGTCGTCGTCACAAGTCATAAACCGGGTGCCCTTTCAGAAGAATTTTCTGGACCTTGGTGTATTAACATGGATCTTGATGCGTCTGAGGAAAAATTAATTAGCATTGCCAATACCGATTCCACAGACGACATGGCACGGCTACTCACGGCACGGCCGGAGCTTCACTTTGAGCCTCGTGTCATTGAAGATCAGTTGCAATACATTGACAAATTTGATCCTCTATCCAAACATATCATTTGGGAACAAGCGGCCGTACGAAAAGATTGGCCACATGAGACTTCAATTGAAGACTTACTTAAGTCGTTGACACTCGATCCTAATGCAACAGCTGACGATGATCAAAACCTGGAACAGCTGCTGGCTTGGGTCCTCGGAAATTCTCCCGAGCCGGCAATTCTACGACAGCTCCTAACGTGGCTCCTCTACGCCGTACGGCCACTCACTATCTGGGAACTCGCAACAGTGATCTACCTTGGATCTGATGCCGACAAGGGTCACGCCTCTCCCGATTCAGCGGCGATAGAAAGCCTTATATCCAAAATCAAGGTGTGGCTCGCCGGCATTGTTGTGATACAACACAACGAAGTCAAATTTTGGCATCCAAGACTACGAAATATTCTCATGGCCAGCGGTGTAGGCGATGGAAAATCTGCTGAGTCCCGATTCTTATGGAatgaaataaagaaaacagcTCACCTGGACATCGTAAATTTTTGCTTGAAATATCTCTCCCAACCAACGGTAAGAGAGTATATTAACAAGACTTTCCCCGCCACAGATGCAGAATCTTTCGAATCACCTACCTTTGCAGATCGAGGAAACCTATGCTCTTACGCTCTCCAAGCGTGGACGCATCATTTTTTACTTAGCTCCCCTAAGCCCGATCTATCCAAGTTTCTTTCCCAACCATCAGCCCCTGAACTGGCAAGTAGCTGGGCAAAGGGCTATTGGGCGCTCTCGAATCCAATCACTAGGAGCACTACCTGTTTAGACACTCTGTTCCCAATTTTCGCAAGCTTGGGTCTGGCTGATGTCATTGAAGCACGAGATGACACAGACACACGCCGAGGCTTGCTTGAAGCTGCCTCAAAAGGTCAATCGGAAGTTGTGCTGGCACTTATGAAGAAAATTGACGTTCCAGAATCCACTCTTATGGACATCATGGTGGCCGCTGCGGCATATGGCAATGAGGATATGATGTTAGATATGCTTGATCGCATCATTTCAAATAACCCAAAGCCCGATGTCGCTGCCTGGTCGCCCGTCCTGCTTCATCGAGCAGCGTGGATTGGTTTTGATCGGTTTGCAGACCGAATACTTGACTTGGGATATCCTCCAGATATTGAAGGTAGTTGGTCGTCGATCATTAAAGCCTCTCCACTCTCTCAAGCAGCCCGCAATTTCCACGTTGGTATGGTCCGAACCCTCATTAAGCATAATGCGGATATTACCTCCCGCCATCTATTCAACAGAGTACCCATCCATCATGTTGCAGGGCAAGGCCATGCTGAGATCGCCAAAATCTTagctgaagaagggaaaacCGACATAGAGGTTACAGATGAGGACAATAAGACAACTCTCTATTTTGGCTGCTTATGGGGACATCATCACGTCGTTGAAGTGCTATTGGACATGGGAGCAGATCCTAATATGGGCATCAAACCTGATGATACCCCACAAAGCTGGTCGCCGCTTACGGTGGCTGTTGATGACGGCTATGAGAAGTGCGTGAGGCTTCTACTTGACAAGAAGGCCAACCCAAATCTGCCTGGACCTTCAATGTGGGGCACTGCTCTGCGATATGCTGCTGTGAAAGGCCATCTGAACATTTGTCAGATGTTGGTTGACAGCGGCGCAGACCCTAACAGCCAGTTTATTTCACCTCCAATCCTCACTCAGATGATTACTGATTACGAGGCGAGCGAGAATCAGCTCGAGATCTTTGACTTCCTTCTATCAAACAATGCCGATGCCAACGCAAAAGATTCCGACGGCACGCCTGTACTGATTCATGCCAGCAGAAGCGATCAGTGCATGGAATTTGTTCAGAGGCTTCTGGATCATGGCGCAGACGTCAACCTCTTGAATTCAAACGACCAGTCTGCGTTGTATTTTTCCGCGCTtgacaagaaagaagatcTTACCAAGCTATTGGTAGAGAAAGGCGCAAAGGTCAACGAAGTTAGCTCAATCACTATAACTCCTTTGTACTTCGCCGTTCCCGATAGCGATATTGTTCGTATCCTAGTCGAAAACGGCGCCGATCCAAACATTGGAAAGAATTCAGGATTTACACCTCTTATGCATGCGGCTTGGTTCGGCTACGATGAATCAATGGAACTTCTCTTGGACCACGGTGCATCTCTGGAAGAAGTTTACGACGGAGATGACGAGAACCAGAGAGGATGGACAGCTCTGTCATGTGCCGCATCTCATGCCTCCAAGGAAACAGTTCGAATACTGGCTGAACATGGGGCCGATCTTAAACACGTATCAGAGAAGGGGTTGCCTATTTTGCATATGGCTGCTCAAGAAGATGTGTTCTCTGTTCTCATGGAATATCCTTCAAGGATTGATGTGAATCAACTTGACCAGGATGGAAAGTCAGCTCTTCATTATACCGATGTGTCAATGTATAATGTGAAACTCCTTGTCAATGCTGGAATAAATCTAAATATCCAGGAAAAAACAAGGGGTGATACAGCAATTTCTCTGGCAGCCTACGTGGGAAACCTAGAGCGTGTCAAATATTTCATCAAGCATGGCGCCAATATTCACCTCGGTTCATCATGTGATGGCGCTGCTATCCATCAAGCATGCCGATTAAGCCACATGGATGTTTTAAAATTCCTCGTTGAGAATGGAGCCAATGTTGATCATGTCACCAACTACGGCTCCTGTGGAACTCCTCTACAAGCAGCATGCTTGCAATTCGCAACAGGTGAAAATCGAATGGTAGACGAAACAGTCGACTACCTTCTTGATCATGGAGCAGATGTGAACGTAGAAGGCGGCTTTGTTGGTTCTGCCCTTCATGCAGCGGCATATGCAGCAACGCCGAAAACGATCAAAACATTCTTGGATAAAGGAGCAAAAATTGATATCAAGGATTCAATGAATCGCATGCCTATACATGCCGGAGCATTCAATGGTATCGAAAATTTGAAGGCGATCCTCGAGGCAGGGGGGGATATCACTTCTCGAGATAGCATCGGACGGACCGCATTACATTGGGCAGCACAGCCTGGTAGAGTGCAGGCCGTGGAGAAAATCATATCACTCTTACCTAATAAAGAGGCTATTGACGAGCTAGACATTGACGGCTGGACGCCGCTTTGCTGGGCGGCGCGCGGCACAGACTGTTGGTTGGCTGTAGAACACGCCAGCGAGCCAGAAGAGCAAATTAAGACGATGAAACTCCTACTTGAGAACGGGGCCAACCGTTTTGTCCAAGCCTCAGTTGGTAAGGAGAAGTGGACACCACTGAAGATAGCTAGATTTACTGGGCAGCCAGAAGAAGTAATTGAGCTATTGAAGCATGGCCTCGGTTCTGAACATGAAAAGGACAAGGATGAAAAGAAGGCGCCAGAAGGAGAATCCGAAGAAAATAAATCCAGAAAGGGAGTCTACAGCTCAGCAACATGTGATAGTTGCAGATGTGTAAGTGCCTTTCGCCCTAATGAGCGGTCCTATTCGCATGTCGCTAACATAATGATACAGCGTATTTATGGCTTTTGCTATCATTGTAACGAATGTATTGATTACGACATATGTTGGAAATGTTATACGCATAAAGAGCTGGTTCATTTCTCAGATCATACGTTTGATACAAACGGTCCAGAGTTTGAAGATTCGCCAGATGATGAGGCACATGATGATGCATCGTCGGATTCGTCGGATTCAACAGATTCAGACTCAGATGTGAGTAATTAGCACATAGCTAAAAGTTTTATAGTGAGAGACGCTGCTCGGATTAGAACTTAGATAGAGTGAATAAATTTATGAAGCCATCACACGAAGCGTGTATATAgtgctatataaaaatagaagaagcataaggttatttttattcaCAATGCCGACTCTTTCTGCATCTTTCCTATATTAGCTAACAGTAGTCATCGAATCAATTTATACTGTAATATACAGATGCGGTATTTCCAGTTGACTGGGTGTAATATAGAGCTACTTTTGAATGCGTCTGAGTAAGTCGGCGACTACCTCTGCTTCAAAGGAGGCGCAATTTCCCCTGTTAACTTACTATTTCAATGCCAGcgataataattactaaccTACAATTCTCTTGGAATAACTATTTCAGATATGAagatatacttttatttaataaagatttgtTTAGTGTCACTATGTATACATACTCTTATTTTGTAGAAGTCCCGTTCCATACGGTACAGTTTGCCCTTAAATACAATCTAGTTTTTAGCCTGGTGTGCCTGCTGCTTAAATTCCATAATCTTCTGAAGCAGCTCAGGTGTTATCATAGGATTGGGAAATTTTTCAGATAGCCCTTCGATTCCAACCTTTAGGAAATTAGGCTCTTCCGAAATCTGCTTACCCAGAACAGCCTTCACTTCATCAACATCCCAGTTAGCCCAGACAAATCGACCATGCAGATGTTCAGCTTCTCGGCTAGCTGCCCAGACTGCAAATTGGCCTGGAAGGTTCTCTGTAAATTCAGAGTTAGTCTAGAAGTTTATAACGATAAAATATGAATATGAATCCATACCATCATCAAAAGGAATTCCCAGGTCCTCGCTTGCGCCAGACTTGCGAGCCATCTCTGTGAGAACGCCACCTGGATGGAAGCTTACGATCTGCATGTCGTTTACATCAGTGTCTTTGGCAATCTGTTGAACCAAGAGTGTAGCAGCATTCTTGGTTATGCCATAACTTGGACGTTCCGGAGCCATTGACTGCCACATATATCCGGCAATAGTCGAGAGGTACACCAAGAACTACGAAAGCATTAGTCTCCCTACGATGTATTACAGTACAAAAATAGAAACAAACTAACCTTGCGAGAGCTTGCACCTTGTTTGACCgtctgcttataaaatcgcTCGGTAAAATCCATTGTAGAGCGTACATTAGCTTCATATTCCGCCCAGATATTGCCAAGGCCACTTCTGAGAATGGGGGCTGATTgtccagccgccgccgcattGAGGACCAAAACGTCGACAAAGACTCCATTACGTTGAAGCTCTTCCCAGAATGTTTCCGTAGACTCAAGGCTTGCAATATCGCAGACTTTGCCCTCAACCGTAGTAGACGACCCAAAGCTGTCTGCTTCTTTAGCGAGCTTCCCAGCGGCGGATTTCACAACGTCTTGACGGCGGCCCAGAATAATGACGTGTTTGGCGAAAGCTTGGATGAAACCACGGGCGATGGCATATCCAATTCCACTATTGCCTCCAGTGACTACAATAGTTTTGCCTGCTTGGCTGAGTTCTTGGCGTGAGGGAGAGATGGCCGCATAGGGCTTTCGATGGTACTGCTTCAGAGATGGGAGACTCATGGCTGCTGAAAAAGCAATGCTGCCGGAACCTTGCTTCGGTGGTAGTGCTTGCTGCTGTATGATAGTCGTTGACGGCTGTGGAAAATTTTGCAGAATATCGTCGCTCCTTGCTTGCTTCTTATACTCAACCTGCTCCTCCAGTTTCCAATGAAACAAAGCCACAAGGTCTAGGACTAGGGCATCCACGACAGGCTACCTTTCTCCCTTTgctctccatctttcttGTCCGCAACTCGAAGTCCGCCTCAAAGCAGCGGAGTTCACTGTCAAGGAAACAGTCTTATTAATGTAGATTAACATCAGAGCCTGTCAGCCATATTTGCCTTTTTCGTGGCGTCCGATGTGGGCTGTTCAGTTGCGTGACCGGCGGCGGGTGCCTCCGTCCGCAGTGGAAAATTTCCCGCCGGCGTCGCCTATAAAACCCATGAGAGCCCCGC is drawn from Trichoderma asperellum chromosome 4, complete sequence and contains these coding sequences:
- a CDS encoding uncharacterized protein (EggNog:ENOG41), encoding MSDSDSSSASSASDSPRGGSPEPELAPTEEQEQTTQPAAGDDNQDESTPDENSAATPETEANVPVEEELDPDAEPLHVTWKGEGNSDPSAIAVDFVIIHGVYGAWENESQAGPGSGSSEWVANYAESLDTPSRILRFEYEPLQLFCGRKSREAIRNCALKLLRALAARRRNESQKRLIIFVAHDIGGLLVKDALSAAAADIASWVDITEMSRILVFLGSPHRSVDHFDMEDRLSRFLFGAFDSGIAEIRPSTSAISGFAAAAMEINGLFVESKILLRSRAVSVHHQEGYSLKINKAFDIFSATLGIPMEKRIPEPSDSGYDYSHLTKCLGDLLNTFNTPVPADQLRYERTILTLASPIFPLQSSKRDTGDLENSQQIKSWLKHRGPQMLYLHGTQHVRETAEQLFYVMEEHAAKSASTMVLYFSFDRYDVRCDSLRDMLATFLAQIMCFYPASGDRIRSTFGRLEQERGWTEADLIYLFERFRFTDQVDHVMFVINHFDECTKGSRKQFLDNFAYLSQASENSWKVVVTSHKPGALSEEFSGPWCINMDLDASEEKLISIANTDSTDDMARLLTARPELHFEPRVIEDQLQYIDKFDPLSKHIIWEQAAVRKDWPHETSIEDLLKSLTLDPNATADDDQNLEQLLAWVLGNSPEPAILRQLLTWLLYAVRPLTIWELATVIYLGSDADKGHASPDSAAIESLISKIKVWLAGIVVIQHNEVKFWHPRLRNILMASGVGDGKSAESRFLWNEIKKTAHLDIVNFCLKYLSQPTVREYINKTFPATDAESFESPTFADRGNLCSYALQAWTHHFLLSSPKPDLSKFLSQPSAPELASSWAKGYWALSNPITRSTTCLDTLFPIFASLGLADVIEARDDTDTRRGLLEAASKGQSEVVLALMKKIDVPESTLMDIMVAAAAYGNEDMMLDMLDRIISNNPKPDVAAWSPVLLHRAAWIGFDRFADRILDLGYPPDIEGSWSSIIKASPLSQAARNFHVGMVRTLIKHNADITSRHLFNRVPIHHVAGQGHAEIAKILAEEGKTDIEVTDEDNKTTLYFGCLWGHHHVVEVLLDMGADPNMGIKPDDTPQSWSPLTVAVDDGYEKCVRLLLDKKANPNLPGPSMWGTALRYAAVKGHLNICQMLVDSGADPNSQFISPPILTQMITDYEASENQLEIFDFLLSNNADANAKDSDGTPVLIHASRSDQCMEFVQRLLDHGADVNLLNSNDQSALYFSALDKKEDLTKLLVEKGAKVNEVSSITITPLYFAVPDSDIVRILVENGADPNIGKNSGFTPLMHAAWFGYDESMELLLDHGASLEEVYDGDDENQRGWTALSCAASHASKETVRILAEHGADLKHVSEKGLPILHMAAQEDVFSVLMEYPSRIDVNQLDQDGKSALHYTDVSMYNVKLLVNAGINLNIQEKTRGDTAISLAAYVGNLERVKYFIKHGANIHLGSSCDGAAIHQACRLSHMDVLKFLVENGANVDHVTNYGSCGTPLQAACLQFATGENRMVDETVDYLLDHGADVNVEGGFVGSALHAAAYAATPKTIKTFLDKGAKIDIKDSMNRMPIHAGAFNGIENLKAILEAGGDITSRDSIGRTALHWAAQPGRVQAVEKIISLLPNKEAIDELDIDGWTPLCWAARGTDCWLAVEHASEPEEQIKTMKLLLENGANRFVQASVGKEKWTPLKIARFTGQPEEVIELLKHGLGSEHEKDKDEKKAPEGESEENKSRKGVYSSATCDSCRCRIYGFCYHCNECIDYDICWKCYTHKELVHFSDHTFDTNGPEFEDSPDDEAHDDASSDSSDSTDSDSDVSN
- a CDS encoding uncharacterized protein (EggNog:ENOG41), giving the protein MSLPSLKQYHRKPYAAISPSRQELSQAGKTIVVTGGNSGIGYAIARGFIQAFAKHVIILGRRQDVVKSAAGKLAKEADSFGSSTTVEGKVCDIASLESTETFWEELQRNGVFVDVLVLNAAAAGQSAPILRSGLGNIWAEYEANVRSTMDFTERFYKQTVKQGASSRKFLVYLSTIAGYMWQSMAPERPSYGITKNAATLLVQQIAKDTDVNDMQIVSFHPGGVLTEMARKSGASEDLGIPFDDENLPGQFAVWAASREAEHLHGRFVWANWDVDEVKAVLGKQISEEPNFLKVGIEGLSEKFPNPMITPELLQKIMEFKQQAHQAKN